The following coding sequences are from one Remersonia thermophila strain ATCC 22073 chromosome 2, whole genome shotgun sequence window:
- a CDS encoding mitochondrial 54S ribosomal protein mL54: MICRTCLRRAAGLAARPIAGHPLARTSAALPSIITGASPAAAPSRSLTTTLPARNAAPSPAAAAPAAAAAAAAESTSAPPNLTPIPGETKPQQQQQQTPISSCPAGTVLNGLNYFKGKSDPVALPDEEYPEWLWRCLEVQKKTDSTAETDAGDEFSKSKKQRRLALKRQRAAEARMLATGDLEALVPKVPLQKQSVNLPAAEPGNVAQAIEAHDQREELRRAMRKERRAKIKETNYLKAM, encoded by the exons ATGATCTGCCGAACCTGTCTCCGACGAGCCGCGGGGCTCGCAGCCCGCCCGATCGCCGGCCACCCGCTGGCGCGAACCTCGGCAGCCCTCCCATCAATAATAACAGGCGCCTctccagcagccgccccGTCGCGATCCTTGACCACCACCCTTCCCGCCCGCaacgccgccccctccccggcggccgctgcgcccgcagccgccgccgccgccgccgccgaatcGACGTCTGCGCCACCCAACCTCACTCCGATCCCCGGCGAGACcaagccgcagcagcagcaacagcaaacgcccatctcgtcctgccccgccggcaccgtGCTCAACGGGCTCAACTACTTCAAGGGCAAGAGCGATCCCGTGGCGCTCCCGGACGAGGAATACCCGGAGTGGCTGTGGCGGTGCCTGGAGGTGCAGAAGAAGACGGActcgacggccgagacggatGCGGGGGATGAGTTTT CCAAATCCAAaaagcagcgccgcctggccctcaagcgccagcgcgccgccgaggcgcgcatGCTGGCCACGGGCGACCTGGAGGCGCTCGTCCCCAAGGTGCCGCTCCAGAAGCAGTCGGTCAACCTGCCGGCCGCGGAGCCCGGCAACGTGGCGCAGGCGATCGAGGCGCACGaccagcgcgaggagctgcgccggGCCATGCGCAAGGAGCGGAGggccaagatcaaggagacCAACTACCTCAAGGCCATGTAA